The proteins below are encoded in one region of Streptomyces marianii:
- a CDS encoding inositol-3-phosphate synthase, translating to MGSVRVAIVGVGNCAASLVQGVEYYKDADPGSKVPGLMHVQFGDYHVRDVEFVAAFDVDAKKVGLDLADAIGASENNTIKICDVPSTGVTVQRGHTLDGLGKYYRETIEESAEAPVDVVQVLKDKQVDVLVCYLPVGSEDAAKFYAQCAIDAKVAFVNALPVFIAGTKEWADKFTAAGVPIVGDDIKSQVGATITHRVMAKLFEDRGVILDRTMQLNVGGNMDFKNMLERERLESKKISKTQAVTSQIPDRELGEKNVHIGPSDYVAWLDDRKWAYVRLEGRAFGDVPLNLEYKLEVWDSPNSAGVIIDALRAAKIAKDRGIGGPILSASSYFMKSPPVQYFDDVARENVEKFIKGEVER from the coding sequence ATGGGTTCGGTTCGCGTAGCCATCGTCGGCGTGGGCAACTGCGCCGCCTCGCTGGTGCAGGGCGTCGAGTACTACAAGGACGCCGACCCGGGCAGCAAGGTGCCGGGTCTGATGCACGTCCAGTTCGGCGACTACCACGTCCGTGACGTCGAGTTCGTCGCCGCCTTCGACGTCGACGCGAAGAAGGTCGGCCTCGACCTCGCGGACGCCATCGGTGCCAGCGAGAACAACACCATCAAGATCTGCGACGTGCCGTCCACCGGCGTGACCGTCCAGCGCGGTCACACCCTCGACGGTCTCGGCAAGTACTACCGCGAGACCATCGAGGAGTCCGCCGAGGCTCCGGTCGACGTCGTCCAGGTCCTCAAGGACAAGCAGGTCGACGTTCTCGTCTGCTACCTCCCGGTGGGCTCCGAGGACGCCGCCAAGTTCTACGCCCAGTGCGCCATCGACGCCAAGGTCGCCTTCGTCAACGCCCTCCCGGTGTTCATCGCGGGCACCAAGGAGTGGGCGGACAAGTTCACCGCCGCCGGTGTGCCGATCGTCGGTGACGACATCAAGTCGCAGGTCGGCGCCACGATCACGCACCGTGTGATGGCGAAGCTCTTCGAGGACCGCGGCGTCATCCTGGACCGCACGATGCAGCTGAACGTCGGCGGAAACATGGACTTCAAGAACATGCTCGAGCGCGAGCGGCTGGAGTCCAAGAAGATCTCCAAGACCCAGGCCGTCACCTCGCAGATCCCCGACCGGGAGCTCGGCGAGAAGAACGTCCACATCGGCCCGTCCGACTACGTCGCATGGCTGGACGACCGCAAGTGGGCCTACGTCCGCCTGGAGGGCCGCGCCTTCGGCGACGTCCCGCTGAACCTGGAGTACAAGCTCGAGGTCTGGGACTCCCCGAACTCCGCCGGCGTCATCATCGACGCGCTGCGCGCCGCGAAGATCGCCAAGGACCGCGGCATCGGCGGCCCGATCCTCTCCGCGTCCTCGTACTTCATGAAGTCCCCGCCGGTCCAGTACTTCGACGACGTGGCCCGCGAGAACGTCGAGAAGTTCATCAAGGGCGAGGTCGAGCGCTAG
- a CDS encoding CCA tRNA nucleotidyltransferase, translating to MPNANEDNLTELSQVQRRAVSELLRVSPVADDLARRFQDAGFRLALVGGSVRDALLGRLGNDLDFTTDALPEDVLKIVRPWADSVWEVGIAFGTVGCQKDGHVGDGVQRFQIEITTYRSEAYDRTSRKPEVSYGDSIEEDLVRRDFTVNAMAVALPEKEFIDPHGGLQDLASQVLRTPGTPEDSFSDDPLRMLRAARFAAQLDFEVAPEVIAAMREMSDRIDIVSAERVRDEFNKLILAPNPRKGLALLVDTGLAECFMPELPALRLERDEHHRHKDVYEHSLIVLEQAIALEEDGPDLVLRLAALLHDIGKPRTRRFEPDGRVSFHHHEVVGAKMTKKRLTALKYSNDMVKDIARLVELHLRFHGYGTGEWTDSAVRRYVRDAGPLLERLHKLTRSDCTTRNKRKASALSRTYDGLEERIAQLQEQEELDAIRPDLDGNQIMEILGVGPGPVIGKAYAFLLELRLENGPMVHDDAVAALKEWWATQG from the coding sequence GTGCCGAACGCCAACGAAGACAACCTCACCGAACTGAGCCAGGTGCAGCGCCGCGCCGTGAGCGAGCTGCTGCGCGTGTCCCCGGTCGCCGATGATCTCGCCCGTCGATTCCAGGATGCCGGATTCCGTCTGGCGCTGGTCGGTGGCTCCGTACGGGACGCTTTGCTCGGCCGACTCGGCAACGATCTCGACTTCACCACAGATGCCCTTCCTGAGGACGTTCTGAAGATCGTCCGTCCCTGGGCGGACTCCGTGTGGGAAGTGGGGATCGCCTTCGGCACGGTCGGCTGCCAGAAGGACGGTCACGTCGGTGACGGAGTTCAGCGCTTTCAGATCGAGATCACGACCTACCGCTCCGAGGCATACGACCGGACCTCACGGAAGCCGGAGGTCTCCTATGGCGACTCCATCGAGGAAGACCTGGTCCGTCGCGACTTCACCGTGAACGCCATGGCCGTCGCTCTTCCGGAGAAGGAGTTCATCGACCCTCACGGAGGGTTGCAGGACCTTGCCTCACAGGTGCTGCGTACTCCGGGGACCCCGGAGGACTCTTTCTCTGACGATCCGCTGCGCATGCTGCGTGCGGCACGTTTCGCCGCCCAGCTCGACTTCGAGGTCGCGCCCGAGGTCATCGCCGCGATGCGCGAGATGTCCGACCGTATCGACATCGTTTCGGCCGAGCGGGTCCGTGATGAGTTCAACAAGCTGATCCTCGCTCCGAACCCCCGCAAGGGCCTCGCGCTGCTCGTGGACACGGGGCTCGCCGAATGCTTCATGCCGGAACTGCCGGCCCTGCGGCTGGAGCGTGACGAGCACCACCGACACAAGGACGTGTACGAGCACTCACTGATCGTGCTGGAGCAGGCCATCGCCCTGGAGGAGGACGGGCCGGATCTCGTGCTGCGTCTCGCCGCTCTCCTCCACGACATCGGCAAGCCGAGGACCCGGCGCTTCGAGCCGGACGGGCGCGTCTCCTTCCACCACCACGAGGTGGTGGGTGCCAAGATGACGAAGAAGCGACTCACGGCACTGAAGTACTCCAACGACATGGTCAAGGACATCGCCCGCCTTGTGGAGCTGCATCTGCGTTTCCACGGGTACGGCACCGGCGAGTGGACCGACTCGGCCGTGCGGCGTTATGTGCGCGACGCCGGGCCGCTGCTCGAGCGCCTGCACAAGCTGACCCGCTCCGACTGCACTACGCGTAACAAGAGGAAGGCGAGCGCCCTTTCGCGCACCTACGACGGACTGGAGGAGCGCATCGCCCAGCTGCAGGAGCAGGAAGAGCTGGACGCGATCCGTCCGGACCTGGACGGCAACCAGATCATGGAGATCCTGGGGGTCGGCCCTGGACCTGTCATCGGGAAGGCCTATGCGTTCCTGCTCGAGCTGCGACTCGAGAACGGACCGATGGTCCACGACGACGCGGTGGCGGCGCTCAAGGAGTGGTGGGCGACTCAAGGCTGA
- a CDS encoding MFS transporter, with protein sequence MPVVRDLRVLLRLTNFRRLLTVRLLSQSADGVYQVALATYVVFSPEKEASPGAIAAAMAVLLLPYSLIGPFAGVLLDRWPRRQVFLHGNLLRAVLACCTAMLMLAPVPEWLFYASALCVTAVNRFVLAGLSAALPRVVDEERLVMANSLSPTAGTLAATAGGGLAFAVRIAGSDSDAIVVLLGATLYLCAALASLRMGRELLGPDPELLQPRLSAALASTVRGLASGLRHLAERRTAARALAAMTMLRFCYGALTVMVLMLCRYTWSSTESQGLKLLGLAVALSGAGFFAAAVITPWGVDRLGHYGWIATLAAAAAVLEPALGLTFAPAPILTAAFALGLVTQGSKITTDTVVQTSVDDEYRGRVFSLYDMLFNVAFVGAAGVTALMLPPDGRSVPLVTLLAALYGLSAATLLHWRRTGASQ encoded by the coding sequence ATGCCTGTCGTACGTGATCTGCGCGTACTCCTGCGCCTGACGAACTTCCGCCGTCTGCTCACCGTACGGCTGCTGTCGCAGTCGGCCGACGGTGTGTACCAGGTCGCGCTCGCCACGTACGTGGTCTTCTCGCCGGAGAAAGAGGCCTCCCCAGGAGCGATCGCCGCTGCCATGGCGGTACTGCTCCTGCCCTACTCCCTCATCGGTCCGTTCGCAGGCGTCCTTCTGGACCGATGGCCGCGCCGACAGGTCTTCCTCCACGGGAATCTCCTGCGAGCCGTCCTCGCCTGCTGCACGGCCATGCTGATGCTCGCCCCGGTCCCGGAATGGCTCTTCTACGCTTCCGCGCTCTGCGTCACGGCAGTCAACCGCTTCGTCCTGGCGGGACTCTCCGCGGCGCTTCCGCGCGTCGTCGACGAGGAACGGCTCGTCATGGCCAACTCCCTCTCGCCGACGGCCGGCACGCTCGCAGCCACGGCCGGCGGCGGCCTCGCATTCGCCGTACGCATCGCCGGCTCCGACTCGGACGCGATCGTCGTACTCCTCGGGGCGACGCTCTATCTCTGCGCGGCTCTCGCTTCCCTTCGCATGGGTCGCGAACTCCTCGGCCCCGACCCGGAATTGCTGCAGCCACGACTCAGTGCGGCCCTGGCTTCGACGGTCCGCGGCCTCGCCAGCGGACTACGCCATCTGGCCGAGCGACGCACCGCCGCCCGCGCCCTCGCCGCCATGACCATGTTGCGCTTCTGCTACGGCGCACTGACCGTGATGGTCCTCATGCTCTGCAGGTACACCTGGTCCTCGACGGAGTCGCAGGGTCTGAAGCTCCTCGGCCTGGCCGTGGCACTCTCCGGCGCCGGATTCTTCGCCGCAGCCGTCATCACTCCCTGGGGGGTCGACCGACTCGGCCACTACGGATGGATCGCGACCCTCGCAGCCGCGGCCGCCGTTCTGGAACCCGCCCTGGGGCTGACCTTCGCTCCCGCGCCGATCCTCACCGCAGCGTTCGCCCTGGGGCTGGTCACCCAGGGCTCCAAGATCACTACGGACACGGTCGTGCAGACCTCTGTCGACGATGAGTACCGAGGCCGTGTCTTCTCCCTCTACGACATGCTCTTCAACGTCGCCTTCGTCGGCGCTGCCGGAGTGACGGCACTGATGCTGCCCCCGGACGGGCGATCCGTCCCGCTGGTCACCCTGCTTGCCGCGCTCTACGGTCTGAGTGCCGCAACACTTCTGCACTGGCGCCGAACCGGAGCGAGCCAGTGA
- a CDS encoding PadR family transcriptional regulator has protein sequence MSRRSGILEFAVLGLLREAPMHGYELRKRLNTSLGIFRAFSYGTLYPCLKTLVANGWLIEEPGSAPEDALAASLAGRRAKIVYRLTAEGKEHFEELLSHTGPDTWEDEHFAARFAFFGQTEREVRMRVLEGRRSRLEERLEKMRASLARTRERLDDYTLELQRHGMESVEREVRWLNELIESERAGRDQRRSTATGEAARQDNTSGESGGLPRHGDEASPEGVAPRRPTPPDPSEDTTN, from the coding sequence ATGAGCCGACGTTCCGGCATCCTCGAGTTCGCCGTTCTCGGCCTGCTCCGTGAGGCCCCCATGCACGGGTACGAGCTGCGTAAGCGGCTCAACACCTCGCTGGGGATCTTCCGGGCCTTCAGTTACGGGACCCTCTACCCCTGCCTCAAGACGCTGGTCGCCAACGGCTGGTTGATCGAGGAGCCGGGCAGCGCACCCGAGGACGCCCTCGCCGCCTCGCTCGCGGGGCGCCGGGCCAAGATCGTCTACAGGCTGACGGCCGAAGGCAAGGAGCACTTCGAAGAGCTCCTGTCCCACACCGGCCCCGACACCTGGGAGGACGAGCACTTCGCGGCCCGCTTCGCGTTCTTCGGCCAGACGGAGCGCGAGGTGCGGATGCGAGTGCTGGAAGGCCGGCGCAGTCGGCTGGAGGAGCGTCTGGAGAAGATGCGCGCCTCCCTCGCCCGTACACGAGAGCGCCTGGACGACTACACGCTGGAGCTTCAACGGCACGGCATGGAGTCCGTCGAGCGCGAGGTGCGCTGGCTGAACGAACTCATCGAGAGCGAGCGGGCGGGGCGGGACCAGCGACGGTCCACGGCCACCGGGGAAGCCGCTCGGCAGGACAACACTTCTGGAGAGTCGGGCGGCCTGCCCCGGCACGGGGACGAAGCCTCCCCCGAGGGTGTCGCACCGCGGCGCCCCACCCCGCCGGATCCGTCCGAAGACACCACCAACTGA